A single Numenius arquata chromosome 1, bNumArq3.hap1.1, whole genome shotgun sequence DNA region contains:
- the GJA3 gene encoding gap junction alpha-3 protein, with protein sequence MGDWSFLGRLLENAQEHSTVIGKVWLTVLFIFRILVLGAAAEEVWGDEQSDFTCNTQQPGCENVCYDKAFPISHIRFWVLQIIFVSTPTLIYLGHVLHIVRMEEKRKEKEELKKKGSVKDSNYPGAASSGSGSGGGSNNVKDPLGKKGKEKLPIRDGRGRIRMGGALLRTYVFNIIFKTLFEVGFIVGQYFLYGFELKPVYQCSRSPCPHTVDCFISRPTEKTIFIIFMLVVASVSLLLNMLEMYHLGWKKLKQGMTSRYSLEMPVATMTPVMVSGESKPVALPPPAPPVVVTTAAPPPVLPDTRAVTPLLAPVTMASYYAAAAPRPRPPSNMTSMASYPVAPPVPEERHRAVSPTPISTPVTIPTPVPTPTPAVINYFNNNRHALVAEQNWVNMAAEQQGKVLSSSAASSTPSSVRHPLPEQEEPPEQLLPPPVPPPVAVANSGSSTSLSGASCSKWDVEGEEELSEERPISAACTTVEMHEPPLLVDARRLSRASKSSSCRARSDDLAV encoded by the coding sequence ATGGGTGACTGGAGCTTTCTGGGGAGACTGTTAGAGAATGCACAGGAGCACTCCACGGTTATTGGCAAGGTTTGGCTGACGGTACTGTTTATCTTCAGGATActggtgctgggggctgctgctgagGAGGTCTGGGGAGACGAGCAGTCGGACTTTACATGCAACACTCAGCAACCTGGTTGCGAAAATGTTTGCTATGACAAAGCCTTCCCCATTTCTCACATCCGCTTCTGGGTGCTGCAGATCATTTTTGTCTCCACTCCAACCCTCATCTACTTGGGACACGTGCTGCACATTGTACGcatggaggagaagaggaaagagaaagaagagctgaaaaagaaaggaagcgtCAAAGACAGCAACTACCCAGGAGCAGCATCATCTGGCAGTGGTAGTGGAGGAGGCAGCAATAATGTCAAGGATCCTCTTGGcaaaaaggggaaggagaaactCCCAATCCGTGATGGGCGTGGTAGAATCCGTATGGGGGGTGCCCTGCTCCGTACCTACGTCTTCAACATCATTTTCAAGACACTGTTTGAGGTGGGCTTCATTGTGGGCCAGTACTTCCTATACGGCTTTGAGCTAAAGCCAGTTTACCAGTGCAGCCGCTCACCTTGCCCACACACTGTGGACTGCTTCATCTCAAGGCCAACTGAGAAGAccatcttcatcatcttcatgttGGTGGTGGCCTCTGTCTCACTGCTGCTGAACATGCTTGAGATGTATCACTTGGGATGGAAGAAGCTTAAGCAGGGCATGACAAGCCGGTACAGCCTTGAGATGCCTGTCGCCACAATGACACCAGTCATGGTATCGGGGGAGTCCAAACCTGTTGCcttgccaccaccagcaccacccgTGGTGGTAACAACTGCTGCACCCCCGCCTGTTCTGCCTGACACCCGTGCTGTCACACCACTGCTGGCCCCAGTGACCATGGCATCATACTATGCTGCAGCTGCTCCAAGACCAAGGCCTCCCTCCAACATGACCTCCATGGCCAGCTACCCTGTTGCTCCACCAGTTCCCGAGGAGAGACATCGTGCTGTGAGTCCCACACCCATCTCCACCCCTGTCACCATCCCGACCCCTGTCCCCACGCCCACGCCAGCTGTCATCAACTACTTCAACAACAACAGACATGCCCTGGTGGCCGAGCAGAACTGGGTCAACATGGCAGCTGAGCAGCAGGGGAAGGTGCTTTCcagctcagcagcctcctctaCCCCCAGCAGTGTCCGGCATCCCCTTCCCGAGCAGGAAGAGCCACCGGAGCAGCTACTGCCACCCCCAGTTCCACCGCCTGTCGCTGTGGCCAACAGCGGCAGCAGCACCAGCCTGAGTGGGGCAAGCTGCAGCAAGTGGGATGTggagggtgaggaggagctgTCAGAGGAACGGCCTATCTCAGCTGCCTGCACCACCGTGGAGATGCATGAGCCACCGCTGCTCGTAGATGCACGACGCTTGAGCAGGGCCAGTAAGTCgagcagctgcagagccaggTCAGATGACCTGGCCGTGTAG